One segment of Schistocerca cancellata isolate TAMUIC-IGC-003103 chromosome 2, iqSchCanc2.1, whole genome shotgun sequence DNA contains the following:
- the LOC126154661 gene encoding KAT8 regulatory NSL complex subunit 2-like, with amino-acid sequence MQPHMEQHKVYESLKPKEDIFDYYLQDIKEETNTPVKCRCCDHNEYVKTCDMPVSQSDKTDLSEGSFSERNSVEAHIYKEKDHQLFTAETIPESFFPSFNLLVGNHNSCDIKTTTSKYHENQEIHSEVRDNIYKRYDITSSSQSEYDSDTDSIMSNGILDTEHPPNYSNDCLKNAGIYTLEEVLRITSSKLIRLKYLYKKQLGTLEYHLKEGYRKYLSQKKQEKEMWGSQIFPTLMKHGHPNFEFSKATTRYHQHSGLAKEMRKLHDQRTEAGMAIRKQRFRKCMFTEGGVRCTEQVLPLAKHCIKHILSDSKQILFQACGSVSGEVECRIPVLTVFPNTACVYHTDLKQYSADKKVRLFLIIPYY; translated from the coding sequence ATGCAGCCACATATGGAACAGCATAAGGTTTATGAGAGTCTGAAACCCAAAGAAGACATTTTTGATTACTACTTGCAAGACATAAAGGAAGAAACAAACACACCAGTCAAATGTCGCTGCTGTGATCATAATGAATATGTAAAGACATGTGATATGCCTGTTAGTCAGAGTGATAAAACTGACTTGTCAGAAGGGTCTTTTTCTGAGAGGAATTCTGTGGAAGCTCACATCTATAAAGAAAAGGATCATCAACTATTTACAGCTGAAACAATTCCTGAATCATTTTTtccaagttttaatttattggttggAAATCATAACTCATGTGACATAAAAACGACGACTTCCAAATATCATGAAAACCAGGAAATTCATTCTGAAGTGAGAGATAATATTTACAAGAGGTATGATATAACATCTAGTTCTCAGAGTGAATATGATAGTGATACAGATTCAATTATGTCAAATGGAATCCTTGATACAGAACATCCTCCTAATTACTCAAATGATTGTCTAAAAAATGCAGGTATTTACACATTGGAAGAAGTTTTAAGAATCACTTCtagtaaattaataagactaaaatATCTGTATAAAAAACAACTTGGAACACTTGAATATCATCTGAAGGAAGGTTACAGGAaatacttatctcagaagaaacagGAGAAAGAAATGTGGGGCTCACAAATATTTCCCACACTAATGAAACATGGACACCCAAATTTTGAATTTTCCAAGGCCACTACAAGGTACCATCAACATTCAGGTCTTGCCAAAGAAATGCGTAAATTGCATGATCAAAGAACGGAGGCAGGAATGGCTATCCGTAAACAGAGATTTCGGAAGTGTATGTTTACTGAGGGAGGTGTCAGATGCACAGAACAAGTACTTCCCTTGGCAAAGCACTGTATTAAACACATACTCTCTGATTCTAAGCAGATTTTATTTCaagcctgtggttctgttagtggtGAGGTTGAATGCAGAATACCTGTCCTCACTGTATTCCCAAATACAGCTTGTGTTT